The Nitrospira sp. SG-bin1 genome has a window encoding:
- a CDS encoding peptidase M50, producing the protein MFGRSVALFRLLGFQVQADLSWLILAFLITWSLATGYFPLHYTHLTPVQYWGMGILAAVGLFGSLIFHELSHSLVARRFGIPMKGITLLIFGGVAHMEEEPPNPKSEFLMAIAGPVSSVLLAALLYAVMWGGRAIGWPEPANGILGYLAFINVLLAMFNMVPAFPLDGGRIFRSALWAWKGDLRWGTKLAARFGSAFSILLMGWGAFNLLSGHFVGGFWYLLIGFFLYGAADQAYQQMLVNRVLSGEPVTRFMSRDPISVPLDISVRSLVDDYFYRYFHDVFPVVVGTQVVGCVSKRQIAALPRSEWPYKTVADIMTGCSSENTVQAECDVIKALAQMNKTGSSRLLVLDGDRLVGMIVLKDLLKYLAFRMDLEGTGRAA; encoded by the coding sequence ATGTTCGGAAGAAGTGTCGCCTTATTTCGGTTATTGGGGTTTCAAGTCCAGGCGGACCTGAGCTGGTTGATTCTCGCATTCCTTATCACTTGGTCTCTGGCGACCGGCTATTTCCCGTTACATTATACGCATCTCACACCCGTTCAGTACTGGGGGATGGGAATCCTTGCCGCCGTCGGCTTGTTCGGATCGTTGATCTTTCATGAATTGTCCCATTCGTTGGTGGCTCGGCGGTTCGGTATCCCGATGAAAGGTATTACGCTGCTCATATTCGGGGGGGTGGCCCATATGGAAGAAGAGCCACCGAACCCCAAGTCTGAATTCTTGATGGCGATTGCGGGACCGGTCTCCAGTGTACTGCTGGCGGCCTTGTTGTATGCCGTGATGTGGGGCGGGCGAGCCATCGGTTGGCCGGAACCAGCAAATGGAATATTGGGGTACTTGGCGTTCATCAACGTCCTACTGGCGATGTTCAACATGGTGCCGGCCTTTCCGTTGGACGGCGGACGAATATTTCGTTCCGCCTTGTGGGCCTGGAAAGGCGACCTTCGTTGGGGAACGAAACTGGCGGCCCGGTTCGGCTCAGCCTTCAGCATCCTGCTCATGGGATGGGGCGCGTTCAACCTCCTGAGCGGTCACTTCGTGGGAGGGTTCTGGTATCTCCTTATCGGCTTCTTTTTGTACGGCGCCGCCGATCAAGCGTACCAGCAGATGCTCGTGAACCGGGTTTTGAGCGGTGAACCGGTCACACGGTTCATGTCGCGCGATCCGATCAGCGTACCACTGGACATTTCAGTGCGATCGTTGGTCGATGACTATTTTTATCGCTATTTCCATGATGTGTTCCCGGTCGTGGTGGGCACACAGGTCGTGGGCTGTGTCTCGAAGAGGCAGATCGCCGCCTTACCGCGATCGGAATGGCCCTATAAGACCGTAGCGGACATCATGACCGGTTGTTCGTCGGAAAATACGGTGCAAGCCGAGTGCGATGTCATCAAAGCGTTGGCTCAAATGAACAAAACCGGATCGAGTCGGCTGCTCGTTCTTGACGGAGATCGCCTCGTGGGGATGATCGTCCTCAAGGATCTGCTCAAATATCTTGCGTTTCGCATGGATCTGGAGGGAACAGGGAGAGCCGCGTAA
- a CDS encoding short-chain dehydrogenase has product MNRVRNGRTKSEVVIVTGASAGVGRAIAKEFAAHGASVVLLARGRDGLEGARRDVERLGGRALPIPTDVADDTQVEAAADRAEQEFGPIDIWINNAMVSVLSPALQMTAAEYRRVTEVTYLGYVHGTLAALRRMVPRDRGIVVQIGSALAYRSIPLQSAYCGAKHAVQGFTESLRSELIHDGSRVRLSIVQLPAVNTPQFSWIKTRMPNHPQPVPPIFQPEVIARSVYWVAHHPRREFTIGLSAVQAIIGDKFVPGLLDHYLAAMGYEAQQTHEPVDPHRPNNLYEPLPGDYGARGRFGKRSADYSLQAWVNRYRGWLALGGLGVAALSSFLTPRRSA; this is encoded by the coding sequence ATGAATCGTGTTCGTAACGGCAGGACAAAATCCGAAGTCGTCATCGTCACCGGCGCCTCAGCCGGTGTCGGCAGAGCCATCGCAAAGGAGTTCGCGGCGCACGGCGCGTCCGTCGTCCTGCTGGCCCGCGGCCGGGACGGCCTGGAAGGAGCCAGGCGGGATGTCGAACGTCTCGGTGGGCGGGCGCTGCCCATCCCGACGGATGTCGCCGACGACACGCAGGTGGAAGCCGCGGCGGATCGAGCGGAACAGGAGTTCGGCCCGATCGATATCTGGATCAACAACGCCATGGTGTCCGTCTTGTCGCCTGCCCTTCAGATGACGGCAGCGGAGTACCGACGAGTGACCGAGGTCACGTATCTCGGATACGTCCATGGGACCTTGGCGGCGTTGCGCCGTATGGTGCCCCGAGACCGAGGCATCGTGGTGCAAATCGGCTCCGCCCTCGCATACCGATCCATTCCGTTGCAATCCGCCTACTGCGGCGCCAAACACGCGGTGCAGGGGTTCACGGAATCGTTGCGCTCGGAGCTCATCCATGACGGGAGCCGGGTCCGTCTCTCGATCGTTCAATTGCCGGCGGTCAACACACCCCAATTCTCGTGGATTAAGACACGGATGCCGAACCATCCCCAGCCGGTTCCGCCGATCTTTCAGCCGGAAGTCATCGCCAGATCGGTCTACTGGGTCGCCCATCATCCTCGACGCGAGTTCACGATCGGCTTGTCCGCCGTGCAAGCCATCATCGGCGACAAGTTCGTCCCCGGACTCTTGGATCACTATTTGGCCGCCATGGGATACGAGGCTCAGCAGACGCACGAACCGGTGGATCCCCATCGTCCCAACAATCTCTACGAGCCCTTGCCCGGCGACTACGGCGCAAGAGGTCGGTTCGGCAAACGCTCCGCCGACTACAGCCTACAGGCCTGGGTCAACCGCTACCGCGGTTGGTTGGCACTCGGAGGATTGGGGGTTGCGGCCTTGTCTTCTTTCCTGACGCCAAGGAGGTCGGCATGA
- a CDS encoding cytochrome BD ubiquinol oxidase subunit I, with product MSDLIAARSQMAMSLGFHIVFAVLGIAMPVLMAAAEWRWLKTGDEVYLTLAKRWAKGTAILFAVGAVSGTVLSFELGLLWPSFMEHAGPVVGPLFGLEGFAFFTEAIFLGIYLYGWSRIPPRTHFIAGLVVAVSGSASAIFIVTVNAWMNAPTGFDIIDGQISNVRPLVPFLHPFAFHETLHMLLAAFAATGFLVAGIHAFLLLRHPTHRLHRNALAIALVVGGIPALLQPISGDLIARAVADHQPAKLAAMEALFVTEAGADFILFGLPDASTQTVDYAVVIPNGLSLLLHGDLHAVVPGLDRIPRHDWPPVAVTHVAFQVMVLCGLIMAGVTLWAGWRRWKGRVETDRWLLRILVVTAPLGLVAIEAGWVVTEVGRQPWTIQGLLRTSQAVTPMPGLWIPMVTFSVLYVVLAGVVVWAIRRHIAAAATVPPVETETERRAA from the coding sequence CTGTCCGACCTCATCGCCGCTCGCTCCCAGATGGCCATGTCCCTGGGCTTCCATATCGTCTTTGCCGTCCTGGGCATTGCGATGCCGGTGCTGATGGCGGCCGCCGAGTGGCGGTGGCTGAAGACGGGGGACGAAGTCTATCTGACGCTGGCGAAGCGCTGGGCGAAGGGCACCGCCATTTTGTTCGCCGTCGGCGCCGTGTCCGGGACCGTCCTCTCGTTCGAATTGGGCCTGCTCTGGCCCTCGTTCATGGAGCACGCCGGCCCGGTCGTCGGCCCGCTCTTCGGGCTCGAGGGATTTGCGTTCTTCACCGAAGCGATCTTCTTGGGGATCTATCTTTACGGCTGGTCGCGCATCCCGCCTCGGACGCACTTCATCGCCGGGTTGGTCGTCGCGGTGAGCGGATCCGCCTCCGCGATCTTCATCGTCACGGTCAACGCCTGGATGAACGCCCCGACCGGTTTCGACATCATCGACGGACAAATCAGCAACGTCCGGCCGCTCGTGCCGTTTCTGCACCCCTTTGCCTTCCATGAAACGTTGCATATGCTGCTGGCAGCCTTCGCCGCGACCGGTTTTCTGGTCGCGGGCATCCATGCCTTTCTCCTGCTGCGCCACCCGACCCATCGACTTCACCGAAATGCTTTGGCCATCGCGCTGGTGGTCGGCGGGATCCCCGCGCTCCTTCAGCCGATCAGCGGAGATCTGATCGCGCGGGCCGTCGCCGATCATCAGCCGGCTAAGTTGGCCGCGATGGAAGCGCTCTTCGTCACGGAAGCCGGAGCGGATTTTATTCTCTTCGGACTTCCCGACGCGTCCACACAAACCGTCGACTATGCGGTCGTGATTCCAAACGGATTGAGTCTGCTCCTCCACGGAGATCTTCACGCGGTGGTTCCCGGACTGGACCGGATCCCTCGTCACGATTGGCCCCCCGTCGCGGTCACCCATGTGGCCTTCCAGGTGATGGTCCTCTGTGGACTGATCATGGCCGGGGTCACCCTCTGGGCCGGCTGGCGTCGGTGGAAAGGCCGCGTGGAAACGGATCGGTGGCTCCTGAGGATCTTGGTCGTCACGGCTCCGCTGGGACTCGTCGCCATCGAGGCCGGGTGGGTGGTGACGGAAGTGGGACGTCAACCGTGGACCATACAGGGGCTCCTGCGCACGTCCCAGGCCGTCACACCCATGCCGGGCCTCTGGATTCCGATGGTCACCTTTTCTGTCTTGTATGTCGTCCTGGCCGGCGTCGTCGTCTGGGCGATCCGGCGTCACATCGCGGCCGCGGCGACCGTCCCTCCGGTGGAAACAGAAACGGAAAGGAGAGCCGCCTAG
- a CDS encoding glucose-6-phosphate dehydrogenase — MTQSFVIFGATGDLTGRFLLPAFAHLLHADRLSDAPTIVGIGREPWDRMKFRRHVEEQLILHSDTDEQARGRLIARLEYQQADITDQRQVETVLGKVKGPIVAYLALPAGLFAPVIRAVATSAKEGTRIIVEKPFGEDLESARALNRLLHDSFSESAIFRMDHFLGMRTVQNLLGLRFANRLFEPLWSCEHVSRVEIIWDETLGLEGRSSYYDRAGALRDMVQNHLLQVLCYVAMEPPLTLDAHDLRSRKVDVLRAVNNMTAEEVHTRTVRARYGAGRIGDRAIQAYVDEAGIKPERRTETFVKVVLYIDNWRWAGVPFMLRTGKALARDRQEMVVHFKPVPHLAFEPGTSVQHNRLRMQFDPDRIDLHLNVTGADELFSLKETALEKQFVRQTIPAYGQVLLDVIHGDQTLSIRHDEAEESWRIVQPILDAWAEGRSPLQEYPAGSEGPT, encoded by the coding sequence GTGACGCAGTCATTCGTGATATTCGGAGCGACCGGTGACTTGACCGGACGGTTTTTATTGCCTGCTTTCGCCCATTTGCTCCATGCGGACAGACTGTCGGACGCCCCGACTATTGTGGGCATCGGGAGAGAGCCATGGGACCGCATGAAATTTCGTCGGCATGTTGAGGAACAGTTGATTTTGCATAGCGACACCGATGAACAGGCTCGGGGACGACTCATCGCCCGTCTTGAATATCAGCAGGCGGATATCACGGACCAGCGGCAAGTAGAAACCGTGCTGGGCAAGGTCAAGGGGCCGATCGTCGCCTATCTCGCGCTGCCCGCTGGATTGTTTGCTCCGGTCATCCGAGCCGTTGCGACTTCCGCCAAGGAAGGAACCCGCATCATCGTCGAAAAACCGTTCGGCGAGGACCTGGAATCCGCGCGGGCGTTGAACCGGTTGTTGCATGACTCGTTCTCCGAATCCGCCATCTTCCGCATGGACCATTTTCTCGGCATGAGAACGGTGCAGAATCTACTGGGTTTGCGGTTCGCCAACCGGCTTTTCGAACCCCTGTGGTCATGTGAGCATGTCAGTCGCGTGGAAATCATTTGGGATGAAACGCTGGGCCTGGAGGGGCGTTCTTCGTATTACGATCGGGCCGGGGCGTTGCGCGACATGGTGCAGAATCACTTGCTGCAAGTATTGTGTTACGTCGCAATGGAGCCTCCCTTGACGCTCGATGCGCATGACCTGCGTAGCCGAAAAGTGGACGTGCTGCGCGCGGTGAACAACATGACGGCGGAAGAGGTCCATACCCGCACCGTGCGTGCGCGGTACGGTGCCGGCCGAATCGGCGACCGGGCGATCCAGGCTTATGTCGATGAAGCAGGCATCAAACCGGAGCGCCGGACGGAAACGTTCGTGAAAGTCGTCCTGTACATCGACAACTGGCGTTGGGCGGGGGTTCCCTTCATGCTTCGTACCGGAAAGGCGCTGGCGCGAGACCGCCAGGAGATGGTCGTCCATTTCAAACCGGTGCCTCATCTGGCATTCGAACCGGGCACATCCGTTCAGCACAATCGACTTCGCATGCAATTCGACCCGGATCGCATCGACCTCCATCTCAATGTCACCGGCGCGGATGAGCTGTTCAGCCTCAAGGAAACGGCGTTGGAAAAACAATTCGTCAGGCAAACGATTCCCGCCTACGGTCAAGTCTTGCTGGACGTCATCCATGGAGATCAGACATTGTCCATTCGTCACGATGAAGCTGAAGAATCCTGGCGTATCGTCCAACCGATTTTGGATGCTTGGGCGGAAGGACGTAGTCCGTTGCAGGAATATCCCGCGGGAAGCGAAGGACCCACGTAA
- a CDS encoding glycoside hydrolase family 15 — translation MKSKWGPLGQTDGYLPLEDYGLIGDGTTVALVGRDGSIPWLCLPRFDSPPLFCGILDTHHGGAFTIQPDGLSEARHYYEPDTAILVTELRAKTGVVRLTDAMPVRSGADLTEDVAAGRHELLRYAQVISGHVRLHIRLEPRGGAKIERRGDGLRLRCLEQEDLDLQLRAGVPLQGLDSTLDLKAGERVPIILGWSAGHHHHHPIEAEDLLSATRDAWRRWTAHIDYDGPQTEAVRRSAVTLKLLDHFDSGAIIAAPTSSLPEEIGGVRNWDYRYAWIRDAALSVYALLRVGLPQEAAGFLGWVLDAVEKDGRPRVLYDIDGDGPLKETEDQRLEGYRRSAPVRWGNGAAEQRQHDVFGEIVDCAYQWTRHHGGVSEALWEKLRRLIDAAGQEWHEPDQGIWEVRTSGRRFTYSTALCHVALDRGVRIAERFGLPCDLSRWKTEADRIVRAITDEAWSPQLKSFTEHLGGGGLDASLLALPIRRVIPADHPRMIATTEAVVHHLGAGKGLLYRYRLEDSPDGLTGHEGAFLLCSFWLVDNWAKQGRIDEALELYESLCARANPLGLLPEQIDPSSGAFLGNYPQAFSHIGVIASGVILGRLCRARKTS, via the coding sequence ATCAAAAGTAAGTGGGGACCTCTCGGACAGACCGACGGATATCTGCCGCTGGAAGATTACGGGCTGATCGGGGACGGAACCACGGTCGCATTGGTGGGGCGGGACGGGAGTATTCCATGGCTGTGCTTGCCGCGGTTTGATTCACCTCCATTGTTTTGCGGGATACTGGATACTCACCATGGCGGGGCCTTTACCATCCAGCCGGATGGGCTGAGTGAGGCACGTCACTATTACGAACCCGACACCGCGATTCTGGTCACCGAACTCCGGGCCAAGACGGGGGTGGTACGCCTGACCGACGCCATGCCGGTTCGTTCCGGCGCCGATCTGACGGAAGATGTCGCGGCAGGGCGACATGAATTGTTGAGATACGCGCAGGTGATATCGGGGCATGTACGGCTGCATATCCGATTGGAGCCGAGAGGCGGGGCGAAGATTGAACGGCGAGGCGATGGGTTGAGGCTCCGCTGCCTGGAGCAGGAAGATCTCGATCTTCAACTGCGGGCCGGCGTACCGTTGCAAGGTCTCGATTCCACTCTTGATCTGAAGGCGGGGGAGCGGGTCCCGATCATTCTAGGTTGGAGCGCCGGACATCACCATCACCATCCCATCGAGGCGGAAGATCTCTTGTCCGCCACACGCGACGCATGGCGGCGCTGGACGGCGCATATCGACTATGACGGGCCGCAGACAGAGGCGGTCCGACGTTCGGCCGTCACGCTGAAACTTCTCGACCATTTCGACAGCGGTGCGATCATTGCCGCGCCGACGTCGTCCCTTCCAGAAGAAATCGGCGGGGTGCGCAATTGGGATTACCGGTACGCATGGATCCGAGATGCGGCGTTATCGGTCTATGCGCTCCTGCGAGTGGGGCTTCCGCAAGAAGCAGCGGGTTTCTTGGGATGGGTCCTCGATGCGGTGGAGAAGGATGGACGGCCCCGGGTACTGTACGATATCGACGGAGATGGTCCACTGAAAGAAACGGAGGATCAACGACTCGAAGGCTACCGCCGGTCCGCACCCGTCCGCTGGGGCAATGGGGCGGCTGAACAGCGCCAACACGATGTGTTCGGCGAGATCGTCGATTGTGCCTACCAATGGACCAGGCATCATGGCGGCGTGAGCGAGGCGCTCTGGGAAAAGCTGCGTCGATTGATCGATGCCGCCGGACAAGAATGGCATGAACCGGACCAAGGAATCTGGGAGGTCAGAACTTCCGGTCGGCGGTTCACATATTCGACGGCCTTGTGTCATGTCGCCCTTGATCGCGGCGTGCGTATAGCCGAACGGTTTGGACTTCCCTGCGACTTGTCACGCTGGAAAACCGAAGCGGACCGCATCGTGCGGGCCATCACGGATGAAGCGTGGAGTCCGCAGCTCAAGTCGTTCACCGAACATCTCGGTGGAGGAGGTCTCGACGCCAGTTTGCTCGCCCTGCCCATCCGTCGGGTCATTCCGGCCGACCATCCCCGAATGATCGCCACCACGGAGGCAGTCGTGCATCATCTCGGCGCCGGAAAGGGACTCTTGTATCGTTATCGATTGGAGGATTCGCCGGATGGCTTGACGGGACACGAAGGCGCCTTTCTCTTGTGCAGTTTCTGGCTGGTCGACAATTGGGCCAAACAAGGACGGATCGACGAAGCCTTGGAGTTGTATGAGTCGCTGTGTGCACGGGCCAACCCACTCGGTCTGCTTCCGGAACAAATCGACCCCTCGAGCGGAGCATTCCTTGGAAATTATCCCCAAGCCTTCAGCCATATCGGTGTCATCGCCAGCGGAGTGATCTTGGGACGCCTCTGTCGCGCCCGAAAGACATCGTGA